The Ziziphus jujuba cultivar Dongzao chromosome 3, ASM3175591v1 region TCTCCTTGTACTCAACGGTATAGATATCGAGAGCACTAAAACAGGCCAAAATTTGGAATCTTTATTGTTAGCCGATTGTGCAAATGGGAGTAAAATAATAGTAACTTCTATGGAGGTGGACAACATTGTAGATTTTGTGAGCGCAGTGGGACCGTATATTTTTAAGGAATCATTAGATGAAGAAAAATCTTGGGATCTATTTAAAAATGTGGTTTTTAAGAATAATGAACAGGAGAAGGTAATGAATATCAATAATCCCAAAATTGAGGAAATTGGAAAAAGCATTGTTGCGAGGTGTGGAGGGAATCCTTTTACTATAAGGACAATTGGGAGGATGTTGTTGTTGGATATGGATtctgagaataataataatccttCAGAATCAAAATATTGGGAAAAGTTCTCCACCCTCCgggaaaatttttcaaaaatctctCAACAACACATTAATGCGTTACTAGTGCTAAAACTTGGTTGTTATGATACTCTCCCATTGCGTTTGAAACGTTGCTTTCTCTACTGTTGTAGATTATTCCCAAAAGGATTTGTATTTGATGCTAAAACCTTAATAAATCTTTGGGTGCCAGTGGCGCAAGGGTTTATTCATTCTGATCCATCAGAAGAAAGATCTATGGAGGATTTGTGTTTTAAGTGCGTTAACGATTTATTTGAGAGTTCCTTCTTTGAAGATTGTAACTTTTATTACATGTCCGAACCACTTGAAGATAATAAGTTCAAAATATCAAACTTTATGCACGACCTTGGAACTCTTGTATCTGCAAAAGGAAAAATGTTCGCGACACTGAATAATGAATTTGATGATGGACATCAAATTGATAGAAGATCTACTCGATATGTCTCGTTTGACTTAGATCATCAAGAATCATCAtcgaaaattcaaaattcagtAGGGTTGTTTCAAGCAAACAGAATTCAAGCATTATTTAATATTTCGCCTAATAATCAGTTGAGCAGGCAAACTCGTGAAGAGGGACTAAGTCAGTCAGTTTATGGCAAGATTATCTCAAACTGTAAATTGTTACGTGTGTTGGATTTGCATAATTCAGGGATGGAAATGGTGCCAAATTCTATTGGTAAGTTGAAGCATCTAAGATATCTAGATATTTCTGGAAATCCAGATATCAGGGCATTGCCCAATTCAATTTCAATGCTACATTGTTTGGTATGGTTGAAACTGTCCTCATGTCATGGACTCAAAGAATTGCCAAGAGATATTAAGAAATTGATCAGCCTCAAACATCTTGAGATTGAGTGGTGCTACAGTTTGACTCATTTGCCTTCTGGACTGGGTCAGCTAACTCAACTCGAGACATTATCAGAATTTGTCTTATCGAATGAGAAGGGCAATATTTGGAATTCGTGTTCGCTAAAAGAATTGGCGAAGCTGAACAATTTGAGAGGAGAgctaaaaattacaaatttgggAAATTCAGAAGATTATTCTGAAAAAATATTGGAGGGGAAAAAGCATCTTAGATCCTTAACTCTATCTTGGGATTTCAGTACGAAGTTGGTCAACAATGCAAGTATTGCAGCCGAAAATCAATTGGAATGGCTGAAGCCACACCAAAATATTGAACAATTAACTTTAGTGGGCTACGAGGGTATCAGGTTCTGTGATTGGCTATCTTCTCTAAATAATTTGGTTAAGTTTTCATTAAGGAAATGTAATTGCAAACATCTATCTCCCCTAAGTCAGCTCCCATATCTTAGAGTATTAATGCTGGACCAGATGAGTAATTTGGAGTATATCATCTCCAATGACGTCGTCTATAGAGAAGATCTATTTGAATTCCTGGAAGAAATTAGGCTTATGGGATTGCCTAATCTAGAGCGGTGGTGGCAAGAACAACATCCTACTACTACATCATCATCACAGCCTGCATCATTTCGCATTCTTGAGAGATTGGTAATTGAAGATTGCCCCAAGTTGTGTTCCATGCCGCTTTACTTCAACTTGGAAGATTATCTAGTGTTGGATAATACCAGCTTCGACACATTCCGACAAACAATCAACCAGTCTTGGCTTGATTATTTCCCACTCTTCGCTTTGAGAAGTCTGTGTATCATTGGGATTAAGAAGCTTGACATTACCCAGTGTGATAAAATCAGGTGGGACCGCCTTGCAAAACTAAGGTTTCTGAGATTGGATTATCTACCAAAACTAGACAAGCTCCCCGACGGCCTTCAACATCTTACCTTCCTCGAACGACTCCATATTTGGCGCTGCATTATCAACACTCTTCCAGAATGGATAGGGAATTTCACGTATCTTCGAACGCTCGGAATTTCAGTCTGTATTCATTTGAAGTCACTGCCTCAATCACTAGCAAGCCTCAGCAATTTGGAGACACTGGAGATTGTGGATTGTCCCATCTTATTCCAAAGATGCCAAAAAGAAATCGGTGAAGATTGGAAGAAGATCCAACACATTCCAAATCTGAAAATCCACCAACCTCAATCTTCTTTCTCGCCTcgattataaattttaattatacgGTACGtacacattttttaaaaaaaaaaaaaaaaaaaaaattgtactacCTACTCTTTCTCTCTTAtaatttcttgttttatttacacgcattaatttaattttatatatctctctaatttttactatatataacTTTAGTTAAATCTTTTGTACCAGCTTCAGCAACGGTCTACCATGACACCATTATCAGAGGGCAGAGATCCACATGGAGATGGACATTATGAAAAACAGAGAAGGTGAGAAAGCTATTTTTTCATATTCACAAAAACAGAGGAAGTTCTCCCGcagaaaaaccaaaatatctCAAATAGATTTTTCTAAATCAACATCCTATCCTAGCCTTAGTACATTCTTCTGTACATTCttatatgaattaattgaactgttaaaattttaatattctttgTCATAAAATACTTCGTTGATAAAGAATTTCAATGACCATGCACTTTTGTTTATGATGCCTAATCGTATTTATTTGTATCAATTCAATCATTACCGTAATTGTTCTGGGTTTGCATATCTGAACAAATTCTGATTTAACCCTCTGTTTGCAGAACCTGTTGaacaaaaaactaaacaaagTAGATGACCTAAAGAATTCAACCATATTTTCATAGTCCTTTGGCGCTGCAAAAGTGCAAGAAGTCAACCAGAGGTACTTATACATTTACTTCTTTTATTCCCATTAAAAGTTTCATTGCACAAATAATGAATTCATGTATCTTAAGCTTAAGTttgtgtattaattaatttgttcatATACTAGGTATTTAAAAGTCTGATCTCTAAACAGGTCGTTAAAATTCGCTGAAACATAACTGTATTTTAACTCAAgtgaaaattattgatttatttaccAAAGGGTGAATGTTGATACTGGTAATTGAAGAGAAATATGAAGGTGGAGAACCAACTTCCATTGGTAACCATACTCTTATAGTAGATTTGCTTGACTTTCCATGCAAAAGAGGAGCTCATGTATTCCAAACTCTTACTTTTTCATAGCAAAAAGGTTCAACTTACAACTACTCTGTTTTATCACCTCTGGTGAATGCATTGCCTAACTAGGTAATATTTGGATAGGATTGTGCCATCTTATTAcgaatatttcaaagaaaaaggaTCCTACTGATTCAAGAGGTTATATATAAACACCTTATAGCTGCTCATTTATCTCTTTAAAATTCCTAGTTGTTCACAAATTTTGTATCCCTTTcgtaaaatttatttcttattagcTCTACTCTACATAATAAGCTGAATCTGTTAGCAGCCTGCAGTTTCATTGTGAATTTCATTGGTCATGTTGTTTCTATAATATATAAGTATTATAATCCGCTAGTAAAACATTAGGTCAAAGTTTAGCATTCTTGTAATTGTGTTTTTTCATGATTtgttcaataatatattttgattgacATAAACTGGTTTGGCTTACTTTCAACATTTTCCATGTATTTTGCTTCAAAGTCAGCCAAACCAAGCTGCAGTGTGCATGGCTTTTAGTTTTACAAGGTGTAGATTCAAGGAATGTCGGAGAATTGTTTTGTGGTCTTGAGGCCATCAGCGAGGTAAGAAGCACAAGTTGGCTTTATTAAATTTACCTATGTCGTACATGTATGCAACATGCATATTTCTCATAATTAAGCACTCCTAAATAATACTTTGTAACCATTTGAATTTGCAGCTCAATAGCGCCGTACGTGGGGCATACATTTGGATCCAACTTTTTCTAGTCTCATACCGCCTGCACCAAATGGCATGGTTTGCATTCTTATGTTGAGAATATTGTACTTTTTACCTTATTTTACTCTGAAACTTAGAAGCATATCTAATCAATTGATTTTTCTGTTGAAGTTTGTGGAATCAAGCAAGGATGGCCATTTTGCTTTTGTTATTGAGTCTGGCTGTTTTCACTGATAGACAAGTTGATTTCCATGCTTTCCAACTAAGCCTACTCACTTTGGTAAAAAGTTCTATCGGTCATTCGTTTGTCCTGATATATAAGCTTTGAGCTTGTTTCTTATGTTATATAAGTTATAACATCAAAAATCACTTTGATAACTTCATAGTTCTGTGATGCCACTAATTGGTTTTTGTCATTTAGTTTCTATAAAATTGCTTTCTCATTAGCTCCCGCTCTGCTTGTATTTCTCTGCAAATTATTCAATATTCaagttgttttatttatatccattaattttatacACCTCTCTCATTTTTATATaacttcttaattaattaattcttttgtaCCAGCTTCACCAATGATCTACCATACACGATTATCAAAGGCAGATATCCACATGATCACCCTCCTGACATTAAAGGGCCTTGATTTTGGTTCTAAACTGGAGCTTCAAGAGACGATCAATCTGCAAATGGAGTTGATTTGGTAGctgcatatatta contains the following coding sequences:
- the LOC112492420 gene encoding putative disease resistance protein RGA1 yields the protein MAEPIVSIIVGNTIQRLSSEAVKKIGSLWGVNKELAELEKTILSLKALVVDAERKLQAVGDNDNNQVRRWLKRLEDAVVDAYDLMDEFSSYEAQRQMGIMADSEEVAKKVCTTFFSTSNNVLLAGFRRLKIKSMHDRLVKIIDDRKFHLEENCTINVNPSDGKDREKMANIECLLDAKIKEEKMAIIECLLDAKINEENNVTVFPIFRDWVYEGALASKVFHDETVKNHFDLRMWVDHPDFIFNERELIVAILKSATDKDYDANKEMDELRKELCEIIKGKCYLLVLNGIDIESTKTGQNLESLLLADCANGSKIIVTSMEVDNIVDFVSAVGPYIFKESLDEEKSWDLFKNVVFKNNEQEKVMNINNPKIEEIGKSIVARCGGNPFTIRTIGRMLLLDMDSENNNNPSESKYWEKFSTLRENFSKISQQHINALLVLKLGCYDTLPLRLKRCFLYCCRLFPKGFVFDAKTLINLWVPVAQGFIHSDPSEERSMEDLCFKCVNDLFESSFFEDCNFYYMSEPLEDNKFKISNFMHDLGTLVSAKGKMFATLNNEFDDGHQIDRRSTRYVSFDLDHQESSSKIQNSVGLFQANRIQALFNISPNNQLSRQTREEGLSQSVYGKIISNCKLLRVLDLHNSGMEMVPNSIGKLKHLRYLDISGNPDIRALPNSISMLHCLVWLKLSSCHGLKELPRDIKKLISLKHLEIEWCYSLTHLPSGLGQLTQLETLSEFVLSNEKGNIWNSCSLKELAKLNNLRGELKITNLGNSEDYSEKILEGKKHLRSLTLSWDFSTKLVNNASIAAENQLEWLKPHQNIEQLTLVGYEGIRFCDWLSSLNNLVKFSLRKCNCKHLSPLSQLPYLRVLMLDQMSNLEYIISNDVVYREDLFEFLEEIRLMGLPNLERWWQEQHPTTTSSSQPASFRILERLVIEDCPKLCSMPLYFNLEDYLVLDNTSFDTFRQTINQSWLDYFPLFALRSLCIIGIKKLDITQCDKIRWDRLAKLRFLRLDYLPKLDKLPDGLQHLTFLERLHIWRCIINTLPEWIGNFTYLRTLGISVCIHLKSLPQSLASLSNLETLEIVDCPILFQRCQKEIGEDWKKIQHIPNLKIHQPQSSFSPRL